One part of the Anaerolineales bacterium genome encodes these proteins:
- a CDS encoding SMC family ATPase: MIPIKLVLSGFLSYRDPVEVDFTRFNVAAISGANGAGKSSLLDGLTYALFGEARTRGDAIINLHPEVQAAEVALTFEYEGNVYRVQRLLPRDKTTQLEFQIRNSDGQWKPLTERSVRETDKRIRETLRLDYETFVNASFFLQDKADQFTQQRPTERKKILGNILGLEVWEEYRLAAAERRKRVESQMAELQGRLQEVANELGEEQQRKARLQELQDGLASMAGKRSAQEATVQQMRILAANVDTLVKAAASQQASLQRAQTQLTTLQQRLEQRQAEHAQNQALLARAKEIEKAFAKLEKLRVELRKWDEIAIRFNAQEKKRSAPLTKIEAERARLQTELSALQAEQARVQTASTQRAEYEKQLSTLTAQIKTLNVKVAKLPELETELKHEQAAQTKAASENKLLADQMQELKKRLDLIETATGAFCPTCGQALTEEHRTQASDSLKKEGKQMGDLWRKNRAELEAQEKKIEKKLASLTAAREADQEAREKTRLEDQARLTLADLMKLEAEWESKAARLAELERTLSEDSFAPDARAELAAVDAELKATGYDAAEHDRVRKEELEASLAETELRTLEAARGASKPVEREINELQTQISDQQQEVAKQQELADTAQSAVDAARQGLPDLQAAEREMLTLQEQENGMRMELGQAQQRVAVLDTLRQRQQELEASRETLAGQASQFDALERAFGKDGVPAMLIEQALPQIQAKANEVLERLSNGEMSLTFVTQQDYKDRRREDKRETLEIQIRDSAGLREYEMFSGGEAFRINFAIRLALSEVLAQRAGARLQTLVIDEGFASQDEMGRQRLVEVINLVKEDFAKILVITHVESLKDAFPSRIEVEKGPRGSQVRII; the protein is encoded by the coding sequence ATGATCCCCATCAAGCTTGTGCTCTCCGGCTTTCTTTCGTATCGAGACCCTGTCGAGGTGGATTTCACGCGCTTCAACGTGGCCGCCATCTCCGGCGCCAACGGCGCAGGCAAATCCAGCCTGCTGGATGGCTTGACCTACGCCCTGTTCGGCGAGGCGCGCACCCGCGGCGACGCCATCATCAACCTGCACCCGGAGGTGCAGGCCGCCGAAGTGGCGCTTACGTTTGAGTACGAGGGCAACGTCTACCGCGTCCAGCGCCTGCTGCCGCGTGACAAGACCACCCAGCTTGAGTTCCAGATCCGCAACAGCGATGGCCAGTGGAAGCCGCTCACCGAGCGCAGCGTGCGCGAGACCGACAAGCGCATCCGCGAAACCCTGCGCCTCGATTACGAAACCTTCGTCAACGCTTCGTTCTTTTTACAAGACAAGGCCGACCAGTTCACTCAACAGCGCCCCACCGAGCGCAAGAAGATCCTCGGCAATATTCTAGGACTAGAAGTCTGGGAGGAGTACCGCCTGGCCGCCGCCGAGCGCCGCAAGCGGGTCGAATCCCAGATGGCCGAGTTGCAGGGCCGCCTGCAGGAAGTGGCCAACGAGCTGGGCGAGGAACAGCAGCGCAAGGCTCGCCTGCAAGAGTTGCAAGACGGCCTGGCAAGCATGGCCGGCAAGCGCAGCGCCCAAGAGGCCACCGTGCAGCAAATGCGCATCCTGGCCGCCAATGTGGATACGCTGGTCAAAGCCGCCGCCAGCCAGCAGGCCAGCCTGCAGCGCGCCCAGACCCAGCTCACCACCCTGCAGCAGCGCCTTGAACAGCGCCAAGCTGAGCATGCCCAGAACCAGGCCCTGCTGGCCCGCGCCAAGGAAATTGAAAAAGCCTTCGCCAAACTTGAGAAGCTGCGAGTTGAGCTGCGTAAATGGGATGAGATCGCCATCCGCTTCAACGCCCAGGAAAAAAAGCGCTCCGCCCCGCTGACCAAGATCGAGGCCGAGCGCGCCCGCCTGCAAACCGAGCTCAGCGCCCTGCAGGCCGAGCAGGCCCGCGTGCAGACCGCCAGCACCCAGCGCGCCGAGTACGAGAAACAGCTCAGCACGCTCACCGCGCAGATCAAGACCCTCAACGTCAAAGTAGCCAAGCTACCCGAGCTTGAGACTGAGCTGAAACACGAGCAGGCCGCCCAAACAAAGGCGGCCTCAGAGAACAAGCTGCTGGCTGACCAAATGCAGGAGCTCAAAAAACGCCTTGACCTCATCGAAACTGCCACAGGCGCCTTCTGCCCCACCTGCGGCCAGGCGCTCACCGAGGAGCACCGCACGCAAGCCTCCGACTCGCTCAAAAAAGAGGGCAAGCAAATGGGCGACCTTTGGCGCAAGAACCGCGCCGAGTTGGAAGCTCAGGAAAAGAAGATCGAGAAGAAACTGGCTAGCCTTACCGCCGCACGCGAAGCTGACCAGGAAGCCCGCGAGAAGACCCGTCTGGAGGACCAGGCCCGCCTCACCCTCGCCGACCTGATGAAACTTGAGGCCGAGTGGGAATCCAAAGCCGCTCGCCTGGCCGAACTGGAGCGCACCCTCAGCGAAGACAGCTTCGCCCCTGATGCGCGCGCCGAACTGGCCGCGGTGGACGCGGAGCTCAAGGCCACCGGCTACGACGCGGCGGAGCACGACCGCGTGCGTAAAGAGGAGCTGGAAGCCAGCCTTGCAGAGACCGAGCTGCGCACGCTGGAAGCCGCTCGCGGCGCATCCAAACCGGTCGAACGTGAGATCAACGAGCTGCAAACGCAGATCAGCGACCAACAGCAGGAAGTGGCCAAGCAGCAGGAGCTGGCCGATACCGCCCAATCCGCCGTGGACGCTGCCCGCCAGGGCCTGCCCGACCTGCAGGCCGCCGAGCGCGAGATGCTGACCCTGCAGGAGCAGGAGAACGGCATGCGCATGGAGCTGGGCCAGGCCCAGCAGCGCGTGGCCGTGCTCGACACGCTACGCCAGCGCCAGCAGGAGCTGGAAGCCAGCCGTGAGACCCTGGCCGGGCAGGCAAGCCAGTTCGATGCGCTGGAGCGCGCCTTCGGCAAAGACGGCGTGCCCGCCATGCTCATTGAGCAAGCCCTGCCCCAGATCCAGGCCAAAGCCAACGAAGTGCTGGAGCGGCTCAGCAACGGCGAGATGAGCCTGACCTTCGTCACCCAGCAGGATTACAAAGACCGCCGCCGCGAAGACAAGCGCGAAACGCTCGAGATCCAGATCCGCGATAGCGCCGGCCTGCGTGAATATGAAATGTTTTCCGGCGGCGAGGCCTTCCGCATCAACTTCGCCATCCGCCTGGCCCTCTCCGAGGTGCTGGCCCAGCGTGCCGGTGCCCGCCTGCAAACCCTGGTGATCGACGAAGGCTTTGCCAGCCAGGACGAGATGGGCCGCCAGCGCCTGGTCGAGGTCATCAACCTCGTCAAGGAAGACTTCGCCAAGATCCTGGTCATCACCCATGTCGAATCGCTCAAAGACGCCTTCCCTTCGCGCATCGAGGTGGAAAAAGGCCCGCGCGGCTCGCAAGTGCGCATCATCTAG
- a CDS encoding OsmC family protein, whose translation MQVALDWKKGLNFRGKGLSSGFSVDVDADSSVGGTEEGLRPMELVALGLGACTGMDVISILQKKRQDVKALQVKVTTQAAKEHPKVWTHVLIEFLITGNDIEEAAVERAIQLSYDKYCPAQNMIKMAVQIDTDYEIIAL comes from the coding sequence ATGCAAGTGGCATTGGATTGGAAGAAGGGCTTGAATTTCCGCGGCAAAGGATTGAGCAGCGGCTTCTCAGTGGATGTGGATGCCGATTCGTCAGTGGGTGGTACGGAGGAAGGCCTGCGCCCGATGGAGCTGGTGGCGCTGGGGCTGGGGGCGTGTACCGGGATGGATGTGATCTCTATCCTGCAGAAGAAGCGCCAGGATGTGAAGGCGCTGCAGGTGAAGGTGACGACCCAGGCCGCCAAGGAGCATCCCAAGGTGTGGACGCACGTGCTGATCGAGTTCTTGATCACCGGCAATGACATTGAAGAGGCGGCGGTGGAGCGGGCGATCCAGCTGTCTTATGACAAATATTGCCCGGCACAGAACATGATCAAGATGGCGGTACAGATCGATACCGATTACGAGATCATTGCTCTTTAA
- a CDS encoding LysM peptidoglycan-binding domain-containing protein translates to MIPISLPSPGRKLCVVLAASLLLAGCVSAAAPTATTQPSAQAATADAETTSEPVVTSTPLPTRPLYDAGTLVDYTAQNGDNLIALAARFNTTIREIRAANPIIPDTATTLPAGFPMRIPIYYRAYWGSQYQILPDSLFINGPAQIDFDTQAFVDSQPGWLRNYREYAAGQRRTGAGLVDLVAQNFSVSPRLLLALLEHQSGALTQPVLDDAIGPYVMGYEHPFHRGVYLQLVWAANTLNNGYYLWRNGNLIEFDRPDGTIYRPDPWQNAASVSLQMFFNANEPMANFNASIGPEGFARTYATLFGDPWQADVAHIPGSLLQPELRLPMPPGELWSHTGGPHTGWGTGRPWAALDFAPGSETQGCFNSTSWATAMADGLVVRTDVGTVVLDLDQDGDERTGWVLFYLHLAETGRVQAGQRVLAGWPLGHPSCEGGSSTGTHVHIARKYNGEWVEAAGALPFTMEGWTPVEGNLAYSGTLERLGHIIRASTFSDAASSIISRAPVVSFPTPEIIPTEESED, encoded by the coding sequence ATGATCCCTATTAGTCTTCCCTCCCCCGGCCGCAAGCTGTGCGTAGTGCTGGCGGCCAGCCTGCTGCTGGCCGGCTGTGTCAGTGCGGCAGCGCCGACCGCCACAACGCAGCCCAGCGCCCAAGCTGCCACGGCAGACGCCGAGACGACGTCCGAGCCGGTAGTGACCTCGACCCCGCTGCCCACTCGCCCGCTGTACGACGCCGGCACGCTGGTGGACTACACGGCCCAGAACGGCGACAACCTCATCGCCCTGGCGGCGCGCTTCAACACCACCATCCGCGAGATCCGCGCCGCCAACCCCATCATCCCCGATACGGCCACTACGCTGCCGGCGGGCTTCCCCATGCGCATCCCCATCTACTACCGCGCCTATTGGGGCTCGCAATACCAGATCCTGCCAGACAGCCTGTTCATCAACGGGCCGGCCCAGATCGACTTTGACACCCAGGCTTTCGTCGACTCGCAGCCCGGCTGGCTCCGGAACTACCGCGAATACGCCGCTGGCCAGCGCCGCACCGGTGCCGGCTTGGTAGATCTTGTAGCCCAGAACTTCAGCGTCAGCCCGCGCCTGCTGCTGGCCTTGCTGGAGCACCAGTCGGGCGCGCTGACCCAGCCGGTGCTGGACGATGCCATCGGCCCGTACGTCATGGGCTACGAGCATCCCTTCCACCGCGGCGTCTATTTGCAGTTGGTGTGGGCGGCCAATACGCTCAACAATGGCTATTACCTGTGGCGCAACGGAAATCTCATCGAATTTGACCGCCCGGATGGCACCATCTACCGGCCCGACCCCTGGCAGAACGCCGCCAGTGTGAGCCTGCAAATGTTCTTCAACGCCAATGAGCCCATGGCCAATTTCAACGCCTCCATTGGGCCGGAAGGCTTTGCCCGCACTTACGCCACCCTATTCGGCGACCCTTGGCAGGCGGATGTGGCCCATATCCCCGGCAGCCTGCTGCAGCCGGAACTGCGTCTGCCCATGCCGCCCGGCGAGTTGTGGTCGCACACCGGCGGCCCGCATACGGGTTGGGGCACCGGCCGCCCGTGGGCCGCGCTGGACTTTGCCCCAGGCAGCGAGACTCAGGGCTGTTTCAACAGCACATCCTGGGCCACAGCCATGGCAGATGGCCTGGTGGTGCGTACGGATGTTGGTACGGTTGTTTTGGATTTGGATCAGGACGGTGACGAACGCACCGGCTGGGTGCTCTTCTATTTACATTTGGCGGAGACAGGCCGTGTCCAGGCCGGGCAACGTGTGCTGGCGGGCTGGCCGCTCGGCCACCCCTCGTGTGAGGGCGGATCATCCACCGGCACTCACGTGCACATCGCCCGCAAGTACAACGGCGAATGGGTCGAGGCGGCCGGTGCTCTGCCCTTCACGATGGAGGGCTGGACTCCGGTCGAAGGCAACCTGGCCTACAGCGGGACGCTGGAGCGTCTCGGTCACATCATCCGCGCATCCACCTTTTCGGACGCGGCCAGCAGCATCATCTCGCGCGCTCCGGTGGTTTCCTTCCCCACGCCCGAGATCATTCCCACCGAAGAGTCAGAGGACTAG
- a CDS encoding LysM peptidoglycan-binding domain-containing protein gives MTPRSYRLIACSLVVALVTTVCSSSYITPQSMQGTQAAQAELSATASAFVPSATPTELPTITPTSLAMPSATPQESATPAPPFIYTAQSGDTLDTLAARFGVDASQIASPQDIPPGLINPGQVFTIPHAVGLTTPNEKLVPDSEVIYSPSAIGFDPDGYANPFGGYIATYREYLPSAWYSGAGVVQRVAVENSLNPRLLLSILQYQSNWVLGEPTTTSAVEYPIGYRLPQAHGLYQQLTWAAKQLSTGYYGWREGRLTELTFRDGIRMRIAPDLNAGTVAIQYFFAQLYTYEDWAEIMHRTTGFAFTHASMFPDPWVRAAQTEPLFPPALSQPALSLPFLDRQVWYFTAGPHGAWEREGSWAALDFAPSSVLPGCVASTHWVTAAAPGLVVRTSPGVIVVDMDGDGNEQTGWVVLYLHVIGDNTPSVGTWLDRGDRLGHPSCEGGTATATHLHLARKYNGEWIGGGGALPFVLSGWTVQYGADAYLGNLVRGERTVVACTCSGRESIITISSDDPY, from the coding sequence ATGACCCCCCGTTCCTACCGACTCATCGCTTGCAGCCTGGTGGTGGCTCTTGTGACCACCGTATGCAGCAGCAGCTACATCACCCCGCAGAGCATGCAGGGCACGCAGGCTGCCCAGGCCGAGCTGAGCGCCACGGCCAGCGCCTTCGTGCCCTCGGCCACCCCCACTGAGCTGCCCACCATCACACCTACCTCGCTGGCCATGCCCAGCGCCACTCCGCAGGAGTCAGCCACGCCTGCGCCGCCTTTCATCTACACCGCCCAGTCGGGCGACACATTGGATACGCTGGCCGCCCGCTTCGGTGTGGATGCTAGCCAGATTGCTTCGCCGCAGGACATCCCGCCGGGGCTGATCAACCCCGGCCAGGTCTTTACCATCCCGCATGCCGTGGGCCTCACCACGCCCAACGAGAAGCTGGTGCCGGACAGTGAGGTCATCTACTCGCCGTCCGCCATCGGCTTCGACCCGGATGGCTACGCCAACCCCTTCGGCGGCTACATCGCCACGTACCGCGAGTACCTGCCCTCGGCCTGGTACAGCGGGGCCGGCGTGGTGCAGCGCGTGGCGGTGGAGAATTCGCTCAACCCGCGCCTGCTGCTCTCCATCCTGCAGTACCAGAGCAACTGGGTACTGGGCGAGCCCACCACCACCAGCGCGGTCGAGTACCCCATCGGCTACCGGCTGCCACAGGCGCACGGCCTGTACCAGCAGCTCACCTGGGCCGCCAAGCAGCTCTCTACCGGCTACTACGGCTGGCGCGAGGGTCGCCTGACCGAGCTCACCTTCCGCGATGGCATCCGCATGCGCATCGCGCCTGACCTCAACGCCGGTACCGTGGCGATCCAATATTTCTTCGCCCAGCTGTACACCTACGAAGACTGGGCCGAGATCATGCACCGCACCACCGGCTTCGCCTTCACGCATGCATCCATGTTCCCTGACCCGTGGGTGCGCGCCGCCCAAACTGAACCGCTGTTCCCGCCGGCGCTCTCGCAGCCGGCCCTCAGCCTGCCCTTCCTCGACCGCCAGGTGTGGTATTTCACCGCCGGCCCGCACGGCGCCTGGGAGCGCGAGGGCTCGTGGGCCGCGCTCGACTTTGCGCCCAGCAGCGTGCTGCCCGGCTGCGTGGCCTCCACGCATTGGGTCACCGCCGCTGCGCCAGGTCTGGTGGTACGCACCAGCCCGGGCGTGATCGTGGTGGATATGGATGGCGACGGCAACGAGCAAACCGGCTGGGTGGTGCTCTACCTGCACGTCATCGGCGACAACACGCCCAGCGTAGGCACCTGGCTTGACCGCGGCGACCGCCTCGGCCACCCCTCCTGCGAGGGCGGCACCGCCACCGCCACCCACTTGCACCTGGCGCGCAAATACAACGGCGAGTGGATCGGCGGCGGCGGGGCGCTGCCCTTTGTGCTCAGCGGCTGGACCGTGCAATACGGTGCAGACGCTTATCTCGGCAACCTGGTGCGCGGCGAGCGCACTGTGGTGGCCTGCACCTGCAGCGGCCGCGAAAGCATCATCACCATCAGCAGCGATGATCCCTATTAG
- a CDS encoding LysM peptidoglycan-binding domain-containing protein: MRNIFFSLLILLLASLACNFPTTTLGPGQGVSVQGAVPTAAVAQATPQGAAAPAPTLPPTRDPNTPILTPTPDAPHAQLALRTDSSIYTVQPGDSLNAIAERLGVTLQQLLAANNIPNPNALNVGQVINVPPQQLTNMGPNFKIIPDSELVNGPYAIAFNVQDFINNQPGYLRQHQEQVDQQFLSGAAILQRVATEYSVNPKLLLALLEYYSGWLTNPNPASSTLTYPMGKQDSWRTGLYSQLSWAADNLNKGFYDWRAGLAAAWNTTDGIAIPPNPTINAGTAGVQRLLGLMLSESQWRSAVSEQGFVQTYTRLFGYPFDYAIEPLAPAGISQPALQLPFEPRVPWVFSGGPHGGWGNGSAWASLDFAPGAELYGCNPSPEWVVAAADGLVVRADNGAVVQDLDGDGYEQTGWTVLYMHVAASQRVQAGAYLRAGERIGHASCEGGVATATHLHIARRYNGVWIPAAGDLPFVMDGWVSVSNGILYDGSLVRDGVRVDACECRFPANMVQRQP; the protein is encoded by the coding sequence ATGCGAAACATCTTCTTTTCATTATTAATCCTGCTGCTGGCCTCGCTGGCGTGCAACTTCCCCACCACCACCCTGGGCCCGGGCCAGGGTGTCAGCGTGCAGGGCGCCGTGCCCACCGCGGCCGTGGCGCAAGCCACGCCGCAAGGCGCCGCCGCCCCCGCGCCGACCCTGCCGCCTACGCGTGACCCGAACACGCCGATCCTCACGCCCACGCCAGACGCACCGCACGCCCAGCTGGCGCTGCGCACGGATAGCAGCATCTACACCGTGCAACCCGGCGATTCGCTCAACGCCATCGCCGAACGCCTGGGCGTGACCCTGCAGCAGCTGCTGGCCGCCAACAACATTCCCAATCCCAACGCGCTCAACGTGGGCCAGGTCATCAACGTGCCGCCCCAGCAGCTCACCAACATGGGGCCGAATTTCAAGATCATCCCTGATTCCGAGCTGGTCAATGGCCCGTATGCCATCGCCTTCAACGTGCAGGACTTCATCAACAACCAGCCCGGCTACCTGCGCCAGCATCAGGAGCAGGTGGACCAGCAGTTCCTCAGTGGCGCGGCCATCCTGCAGCGCGTCGCCACCGAATATTCGGTCAATCCAAAATTGCTGCTGGCCCTGCTGGAGTACTACAGTGGCTGGCTCACCAATCCGAACCCGGCCAGCAGCACGCTCACCTACCCGATGGGCAAGCAGGACAGCTGGCGCACGGGTTTATACAGCCAGCTCTCCTGGGCGGCTGACAATCTCAACAAGGGGTTCTACGACTGGCGGGCCGGCCTGGCTGCCGCCTGGAACACCACGGATGGCATCGCCATCCCGCCCAACCCCACCATCAATGCTGGCACCGCCGGCGTGCAGCGCCTGCTAGGCCTCATGCTCAGCGAGAGCCAATGGCGCAGCGCGGTCAGCGAGCAGGGCTTTGTCCAAACCTACACGCGCCTGTTCGGCTATCCGTTCGATTACGCCATCGAGCCGCTGGCGCCGGCCGGCATCAGCCAGCCGGCGCTGCAGCTGCCCTTTGAGCCGCGCGTGCCGTGGGTCTTCTCCGGCGGCCCGCACGGCGGCTGGGGCAACGGCTCGGCCTGGGCTTCGCTCGATTTTGCCCCCGGCGCCGAGCTGTATGGCTGCAACCCCAGCCCTGAATGGGTTGTGGCCGCCGCCGACGGCCTGGTCGTGCGCGCCGACAACGGCGCCGTGGTGCAGGACCTGGACGGCGACGGCTACGAGCAGACCGGCTGGACGGTGCTATACATGCATGTCGCCGCCAGCCAGCGCGTGCAGGCTGGCGCCTATCTGCGCGCCGGCGAGCGCATCGGTCATGCCTCGTGCGAGGGCGGCGTGGCGACCGCCACACACTTGCATATCGCCCGTCGCTATAATGGCGTGTGGATCCCTGCCGCCGGCGACCTGCCTTTCGTGATGGATGGCTGGGTCTCCGTGAGCAACGGCATTCTGTATGACGGCAGCCTGGTGCGCGATGGCGTACGCGTGGATGCCTGCGAATGCCGCTTCCCCGCCAATATGGTGCAGCGCCAACCATGA
- the gyrA gene encoding DNA gyrase subunit A produces MAKSSIQPVDIGAQMRSAYLDYAMSVIVSRALPDARDGLKPVHRRILYAMLDMGIRATGSFKKSARIVGEVLGKYHPHSDDAVYDAMARMAQDFSLRYMLVSGQGNFGSIGGDPPAAMRYTEARLHPMAEELLADIDKDTVDFTDNFDSSLKEPVVLPARLPNLLLNGSSGIAVGMATNIPPHNLGELVGALQYMIDRYDNLDDITTEDLRKFVKGPDFPTGAIIVGEEGIRDLYSKGKGQLIVRAKARIEEGRRGRMRIVVSAIPYQVNMTNLIERIAELVREGRLEGIADMRDESDREGLSIVLELKAGAQPKMVLNRLYKYTPLQSSFAAQILALVDGEPRLLSLKRALQIFLDHRQEVITRRSKYELEKAQARAHILEGLLTALANLDDIINTIRKSKDADVAKEKLMERFKLSDKQAQAILDMQLRRLAALERQKIEDEYKQIKERIAYLKDLLKSPKKILGLIKDDLGELATAYGDERRTAVDGEGKGDVSEESLVADEATLVSITSQGYVKRVAAKAFRAQGRGGSGVKGHATKNEDEVVLLVPARTLDTILFFSNRGKVYSEKAYRIPEADRTARGTPIVNILNVSQTETITAAVAVPNFQAVEFCIMATRDGKIKRMALSEFEAVRPSGLICINLEKDDQLGWAGLVGAKDHIILVSRNGQALRFAVDKVRPMGRQAGGLRAIKMKADDQLASMEVVEPNGDLLVISTYGYGKRTPLTQYPAKGRGTSGVLTTDIKAFKDIGPIAAARVVQKEDEVTIISSAGVVLRTAVNAIREASRATRGVRIMQVGKEDTIATLARIPVTNIAAVASEAAEAAAAAAPAASQQPEAPAKQPKAKSAPAKAAAKTKAKAKPAKKTAAKKSAAKNAAAKKKTKKK; encoded by the coding sequence ATGGCGAAAAGCTCCATCCAGCCTGTAGATATTGGCGCACAAATGCGCTCGGCGTACCTCGATTACGCCATGAGCGTGATCGTTTCACGCGCCCTGCCTGATGCGCGTGACGGCCTGAAACCTGTGCACCGGCGCATTTTGTACGCCATGCTGGATATGGGTATCCGCGCCACCGGATCGTTCAAGAAATCCGCCCGTATCGTAGGTGAGGTACTGGGCAAGTACCACCCCCACAGTGATGATGCCGTCTACGACGCCATGGCCCGTATGGCGCAGGATTTCTCCCTGCGCTATATGCTCGTCAGCGGCCAGGGCAACTTCGGCTCCATCGGCGGCGACCCGCCGGCGGCCATGCGCTATACCGAGGCGCGCCTGCACCCCATGGCCGAAGAGCTGCTGGCCGATATTGACAAAGACACTGTAGATTTCACCGATAACTTCGACAGTTCGCTCAAGGAGCCGGTCGTGTTACCGGCCCGCCTGCCCAATCTGCTGCTCAACGGCTCCTCCGGTATTGCCGTGGGCATGGCCACCAACATCCCGCCCCATAACCTGGGCGAGCTGGTGGGCGCCCTGCAATACATGATCGACCGCTACGACAACCTGGATGACATCACCACCGAGGACCTGCGCAAGTTCGTCAAGGGGCCAGACTTCCCCACCGGCGCCATCATCGTGGGCGAAGAGGGCATCCGCGACCTGTACAGCAAGGGCAAGGGCCAGCTGATCGTACGCGCCAAAGCGCGTATCGAAGAAGGCCGCCGCGGGCGCATGCGCATCGTGGTCAGCGCCATCCCCTACCAGGTCAACATGACCAACCTGATCGAGCGCATTGCCGAACTTGTGCGCGAAGGCCGCCTAGAAGGCATTGCCGACATGCGCGACGAGTCAGACCGCGAAGGTCTGAGCATCGTGCTGGAGCTGAAGGCCGGCGCGCAACCCAAGATGGTGCTCAACCGCCTGTACAAGTACACCCCGTTGCAATCCAGCTTTGCGGCCCAGATCCTGGCCCTGGTGGATGGCGAGCCGCGCCTGCTCTCGCTCAAGCGCGCTTTGCAGATCTTCCTCGACCATCGTCAGGAAGTCATTACCCGCCGCAGCAAGTACGAGCTGGAGAAGGCCCAGGCGCGTGCCCACATTTTGGAAGGCTTGCTGACCGCCCTGGCCAACCTTGACGACATCATCAACACCATCCGCAAATCTAAGGATGCCGATGTTGCCAAAGAGAAATTGATGGAGCGCTTCAAGCTCTCCGACAAGCAGGCTCAAGCCATTCTGGATATGCAGTTGCGCCGCCTTGCCGCCCTTGAGCGCCAGAAGATCGAAGACGAATACAAGCAGATCAAAGAGCGGATTGCCTATCTGAAGGACCTGCTCAAATCCCCCAAGAAGATCCTGGGCCTGATCAAAGATGACCTGGGCGAGCTGGCCACCGCCTACGGAGACGAGCGTCGCACCGCGGTGGACGGCGAGGGCAAGGGCGACGTAAGCGAAGAGAGCCTGGTGGCGGATGAGGCCACCTTGGTGAGCATCACCAGCCAGGGTTACGTCAAGCGCGTAGCCGCCAAAGCCTTCCGCGCCCAGGGGCGCGGCGGCTCCGGCGTCAAGGGCCACGCCACCAAGAACGAAGACGAGGTAGTGCTGCTGGTGCCGGCCCGCACGCTGGATACGATCCTGTTCTTCTCGAACCGCGGCAAAGTGTATTCGGAGAAGGCCTATCGCATCCCCGAGGCGGACCGCACCGCCCGCGGCACGCCGATCGTGAACATCCTCAACGTCAGCCAGACTGAAACCATCACCGCCGCGGTGGCGGTGCCCAACTTCCAGGCGGTAGAGTTTTGCATCATGGCCACGCGTGACGGCAAGATCAAGCGCATGGCGCTGAGCGAGTTCGAAGCCGTGCGCCCCTCCGGCCTCATTTGCATCAATCTTGAGAAGGATGACCAACTGGGCTGGGCTGGCCTGGTAGGCGCCAAAGATCACATCATCCTTGTCTCACGCAACGGCCAGGCGCTGCGCTTCGCCGTGGACAAGGTGCGCCCCATGGGCCGCCAGGCCGGCGGCCTGCGCGCCATCAAGATGAAGGCTGACGACCAGCTGGCCAGCATGGAAGTGGTGGAGCCGAATGGCGACCTGCTGGTGATCAGCACCTACGGCTACGGCAAGCGCACGCCGCTGACCCAGTATCCGGCCAAAGGCCGCGGCACCAGCGGCGTACTGACCACCGACATCAAGGCCTTCAAAGACATAGGCCCGATCGCCGCCGCCCGCGTGGTGCAGAAGGAAGATGAGGTCACCATCATCTCCTCGGCCGGTGTGGTGCTGCGCACTGCGGTCAACGCGATCCGTGAAGCCAGCCGCGCCACGCGCGGCGTGCGCATTATGCAGGTGGGCAAAGAAGACACCATTGCCACTCTGGCGCGCATCCCGGTCACCAACATTGCCGCGGTAGCCAGCGAGGCAGCCGAAGCCGCGGCGGCCGCTGCTCCAGCTGCCAGCCAGCAGCCTGAGGCGCCGGCCAAGCAGCCCAAAGCCAAGTCTGCGCCTGCAAAAGCGGCCGCCAAGACAAAGGCCAAGGCCAAGCCTGCGAAAAAGACTGCGGCGAAGAAATCTGCAGCGAAGAACGCTGCTGCGAAGAAGAAAACAAAAAAGAAATAA